The genomic DNA AATCGCCAGCCCATTGCTTGGTAAAGATTGGTGGGGATATTTATGAAAAAGTTGATCTATATCTATTATGCTTAGTACCCTTGGTATTATGCTTTTACGTCAGATATCAGAATAAAAGGTATATGATGAATTCATTAAATATGCTAAATCACCCAAATATAGGGATCCTTGATATAATAGAGGGCGAAGATAATTATCGATTATTGTGAAGATAACATCTCTACCTCCTATACTGTCCGAAGTGTGGTTCTATTCTAAAATGTTATCAGCACGGTAAAAAGGAACAGTTATTGATTTACCAATGCATGCTAAACGCTAACGCTATTAATGTCGGGAATGCTATGAAACCTTCTTGGCAATCAAATGCGAACAAACGTTTCTTATGTTATAGATCATTTGTTCGTAATGATCAAATATCTACTATTATTAGACACCAAGCTTCATTTATTGGCATCGTATAAAAATTTTGATAAAATATGTATTTGTGGCTCATCTATTATTTTTTTATGATGAGTGGGTAGGGAGAGGGAATTATGATACTGGATATGATACAAGATGCTGCAAAAGTGGTTAGAACGTTCTTTTCAGTTATCAAAAAATGATACATCTGTTAAGAAAGAATTGACCGCAGGAACAGTCGGTTATTTTGCAATTGTTTATATTATTGCTGTAAATTCACTCATTTTATCTGAGGCGGGTATTCCGCTTGAAGGAGCAATTATAGCGACGATATTGTCATCGGTTGTTGGCTGTTTATTGATGGGTTTTTGGGCAAACGTTCCGATTTTGCTCGTTCCCGGGATGGGAATTAATGCACTTTTTTCTTATACGCTAGTTCAATCGCTTGGTTTATCCTGGCAGGAAGCATTAGGAGTCGTTTTTGTTTCTGGAGTCATCTTTACTTTCATCGCTTTTTCTCGTTATGCAAAGAAATTAAGCGCTGCGATTCCAAAGTCATTAAAAGAAGCAATTACTGTCGGATTAGGCTTATTTTTAATGTTGATCGGTCTTGAAAAGGGCGGCATTGTCGAGCGGGGCACAAATTCAATCATTGCACTAGGTGATCTTAGTCATCCTCAAGTGCTTGCGACAATTTTTACGTTTATCGTTGCAATTGTGCTTTTTATGAGAAATGTCCGTGGAAATTTTCTTATTAGCATGCTGAGCGGTACGGTAATCGCACTTTTATTTGGGACAATTGATATGACCGGTTTTTCCATACAATCATTTACGCTTGCTGATTATACATCTGTATTTGCTGCCTTTTCTTTTAAAAGTATCTTTAAATTGTCCTTCTGGGTGGCTGTTTTTTCACTGACGATGGTCATTGTTTTTGAAAATATCGGCACAGTGCATGGGCATGTTCAGTTTATAAAACGACCTGATAAATTTGCAAAGGCGTTTCAAGCAAACTCCGTCTCAGCAATGCTTTCTGGTTTATTTGGCACTAGCCCAACTGTTTCAACAGTTGAGACTGCTGCTAGTTTGGCAGCTGGAGGACGAACAGGATTAACATCAGTAACAACTGCAATGCTATTTTTATTGTCTGCGTTTTTTATTCCTGTCATTAAGCTTATTCCAGACAGTGCAATCGCACCGATTTTAATGATTATCGGAGGATTAATGCTACAAAATATTCGTCATCTTGATTTAAAAGATTTAAGTGAAAGCTTCCCTGCTTTTTTTATCATTGCGATGATTCCGTTTACGTATAGTATTGCAGATGGAATCGCTGTTGGGTTTATTTTATATCCGCTGTTAAAAGTAGCAATTGGCAAA from Bacillus aquiflavi includes the following:
- a CDS encoding NCS2 family permease, giving the protein MLQKWLERSFQLSKNDTSVKKELTAGTVGYFAIVYIIAVNSLILSEAGIPLEGAIIATILSSVVGCLLMGFWANVPILLVPGMGINALFSYTLVQSLGLSWQEALGVVFVSGVIFTFIAFSRYAKKLSAAIPKSLKEAITVGLGLFLMLIGLEKGGIVERGTNSIIALGDLSHPQVLATIFTFIVAIVLFMRNVRGNFLISMLSGTVIALLFGTIDMTGFSIQSFTLADYTSVFAAFSFKSIFKLSFWVAVFSLTMVIVFENIGTVHGHVQFIKRPDKFAKAFQANSVSAMLSGLFGTSPTVSTVETAASLAAGGRTGLTSVTTAMLFLLSAFFIPVIKLIPDSAIAPILMIIGGLMLQNIRHLDLKDLSESFPAFFIIAMIPFTYSIADGIAVGFILYPLLKVAIGKAREVSFTLYIIACLFLANFIVMMNS